TCGAGTCGGCGCTGATCGACTGAGGCAGGGACCTCCGGCGCCCGAAGCGTCCGCGGTGGCAGGTCGGCACGCCGCGACAGCGTCCCCGTCCCGGAGTAGGGTCGATGTCGTCCAAAGCTCGATCTCTCGATGCCCGGCGCGGTTCGTCAGACCTCGTCGCACGGAGGACATCATGACCACCGTCTCCACCCGCCAGGACACCACCGCCCTGCTCGACCGCTTCCGTGACGTGCGCGCCCGCACCGACCGACTGGTCCGGGACCTCACCCCCGAGGACCAGACGCCGCAGTCGATGACCACGGCCAGCCCGGTGAAATGGCACCGCGCCCACACGACGTGGTTCTTCGAGGAGTTCGTCCTGGGGGCGGACCCCGGCTACCGGCCGCGCGATCCCGCCTTCCGGTACCTGTTCAACAGCTACTACGAGACCGTCGGCGAGCGGCACCCGCGGGCTGCTCGCGGCCAGGTGACCCGCCCCGGGGTCGCCGAGGTCGCGGCCTACCGGGCGGATGTCGAGCAGCAGGTCGCCGACCGGGTCTGCGCCGGCACCCTCGACGAGTCGTCCCTGGCGCTCGTCGAGCTGGGCTGCCACCACGAGGAGCAGCACCAGGAGCTGCTCCTGACCGACTTCAAGCACTTGCTCTCCGGCAACGTGATCCAACCGGCCCACGTCGACCGCGCTGCGGATCCCGACCCGACGGCCGAGCCCGCCCCCCTTCGCTGGATGCACGTCCCCGGCGGGGTCACGCGGGTGGGCGACGCCGGGGAGGGATTCGCCTTCGACAACGAGCGGCCACGCCATCGGGTCTGGCTCGAGGACGTCGAGCTCGCCGGCCGGCAGGTGACCAACGCCGAGTGGACGGAGTTCATCGCCGACGGCGCCTACGAGCAGCCGGACCTGTGGCTCTCCGACGGGTGGGCGACGCTCCAGTCGCAGGGATGGCGCGCGCCCGGGTACTGGCGCCACGACGAGGACGAGGGGTGGACCACGTTCACCCTGTCGGGACGGCGTCCGGTGGTCGCCGCCGAGCCGGTGTGCCACATCTCGTTCTTCGAGGCCGACGCCTTTGCCCGGTGGGCGGGGTACCGCCTGCCCACCGAGCACGAGTGGGAGGCCTGGGCGGCCAGCGGCCAGGAGGTGCGCGGCGGTCTGCTGGACCCGGAGCGTTGTCACCCCGACCTCGCCCGTGAGGTGACCCTCGGCAACGTGTGGGAGTGGACCGCCAGCGCCTACCTGCCCTACCCCGGCTTCGTCACGGCACCCGGCGCCGTCGGGGAGTACAACGGCAAGTTCATGAACGACCAGCACGTGCTCCGCGGCGCCTCCGCCG
The DNA window shown above is from Janibacter sp. A1S7 and carries:
- the egtB gene encoding ergothioneine biosynthesis protein EgtB, whose product is MTTVSTRQDTTALLDRFRDVRARTDRLVRDLTPEDQTPQSMTTASPVKWHRAHTTWFFEEFVLGADPGYRPRDPAFRYLFNSYYETVGERHPRAARGQVTRPGVAEVAAYRADVEQQVADRVCAGTLDESSLALVELGCHHEEQHQELLLTDFKHLLSGNVIQPAHVDRAADPDPTAEPAPLRWMHVPGGVTRVGDAGEGFAFDNERPRHRVWLEDVELAGRQVTNAEWTEFIADGAYEQPDLWLSDGWATLQSQGWRAPGYWRHDEDEGWTTFTLSGRRPVVAAEPVCHISFFEADAFARWAGYRLPTEHEWEAWAASGQEVRGGLLDPERCHPDLAREVTLGNVWEWTASAYLPYPGFVTAPGAVGEYNGKFMNDQHVLRGASAVTPPEHPRITYRNFFPADSRWVFAGLRLAR